One genomic segment of Lysobacter sp. 5GHs7-4 includes these proteins:
- the ftsZ gene encoding cell division protein FtsZ yields MAHFELVEKMAPNAVIKVVGVGGGGGNAVAHMVSGSVDGVEFITANTDAQAIKNCGAKLQLQLGSNVTKGLGAGANPEVGRQAALEDRERIMDALTGADMVFITAGMGGGTGTGAAPVVAQLAKEMGILTVAVVTKPFPFEGRRRMQVALKGIEELSHHCDSLITIPNEKLITVLGRNATMIQAFRAANDVLLGAVQGIADLIVRPGLINVDFADVRTVMSEMGLAMMGTGSARGDDRAQAAAESAIQNPLLDDVNLSGANGILVNITAGPDFTMAEFDEVGRTIEGFASEDATVVIGTVLDPDMQDEVKVTVVATGLNRVAAKQSVRGQGFDRESQRAPIQLVRNATTGQPEFSAMDEMPSSPMSSFGGNLRGGSRPMESSAPAVADFGNDSSYLDIPAFLRRQAD; encoded by the coding sequence ATGGCACATTTCGAATTGGTTGAAAAAATGGCCCCGAACGCGGTCATCAAGGTCGTCGGCGTGGGCGGCGGCGGCGGCAACGCCGTGGCGCACATGGTCAGCGGCAGCGTCGACGGCGTGGAATTCATCACCGCCAACACCGACGCCCAGGCGATCAAGAACTGCGGCGCCAAGCTGCAGCTGCAGCTGGGCAGCAACGTCACCAAGGGCCTGGGCGCGGGCGCGAATCCGGAAGTGGGCCGTCAGGCCGCGCTGGAAGATCGCGAACGCATCATGGACGCGCTGACCGGCGCCGACATGGTCTTCATCACCGCCGGCATGGGCGGCGGCACCGGCACCGGCGCGGCGCCGGTAGTGGCGCAGCTGGCCAAGGAAATGGGCATCCTGACCGTGGCCGTGGTCACCAAGCCGTTCCCGTTCGAGGGCCGCCGCCGCATGCAGGTCGCGCTCAAGGGCATCGAGGAGCTGTCGCACCACTGCGACTCGCTGATCACGATCCCGAACGAGAAGCTGATCACCGTACTCGGCCGCAACGCGACCATGATCCAGGCCTTCCGCGCCGCCAACGACGTGCTGCTGGGCGCCGTGCAGGGCATCGCCGACCTGATCGTGCGTCCGGGTCTGATCAACGTCGACTTCGCCGACGTGCGCACCGTGATGAGCGAGATGGGCCTGGCGATGATGGGCACCGGCTCGGCGCGCGGCGACGATCGCGCCCAGGCCGCGGCCGAATCGGCGATCCAGAACCCGCTGCTGGACGACGTCAACCTGTCCGGCGCCAACGGCATCCTGGTCAACATCACCGCCGGCCCGGACTTCACCATGGCCGAGTTCGACGAGGTCGGCCGTACCATCGAAGGCTTCGCCTCCGAGGATGCGACCGTGGTCATCGGCACCGTGCTGGATCCGGACATGCAGGACGAGGTCAAGGTCACCGTGGTCGCCACCGGCCTCAACCGCGTCGCCGCCAAGCAGTCGGTGCGCGGCCAGGGCTTTGATCGCGAATCGCAGCGCGCTCCGATCCAGCTGGTGCGCAACGCCACCACCGGCCAGCCGGAGTTCTCGGCCATGGACGAAATGCCGTCCTCGCCGATGTCCAGCTTCGGCGGCAACCTGCGCGGCGGCTCGCGCCCGATGGAAAGCTCGGCCCCGGCCGTGGCCGACTTCGGCAACGACAGCAGCTACCTGGACATCCCGGCGTTCCTGCGCCGCCAGGCGGATTGA
- the ftsA gene encoding cell division protein FtsA produces MNRKGDKSLIVGLDIGTSKVVALVGEYSPGNPIEVIGIGSHESRGLKRGVVVDIESTVQSIQRAIEEAELMAGCEIRSVYASISGNHVQCRNSQGIAPIRDGEVTYGDLDRVLEAAKAVAIPADQKILHAIPRDYVLDDSQEGIRNPVGMTGVRLEVHAHLVVCAQSAAANISKCVQRCGLQVDDLILSVLASSTAVLTSDERELGVVLVDIGAGTTDIAVFVQGAIAHSASLAIAGDKVTEDIAHMLRTPTPEAEQIKVRYACALAQMATAEESIQVPSVGDRPPRRMPRHSLAQAVQARYEEIFEMIQAELRRSGFEQHVRAGMVLTGGAAKMEGVVELAEEMLQMPVRVGIPQHVTGLGEVVGNPVHATGVGLLLMGSQIEHPRRSSVIPTGRAGSFFNKIKNWYRGEF; encoded by the coding sequence ATGAATCGCAAAGGCGACAAATCGCTGATCGTCGGCCTCGACATCGGCACCTCGAAGGTGGTGGCGCTGGTGGGCGAGTATTCGCCGGGCAACCCGATCGAGGTCATCGGCATCGGATCGCACGAATCGCGCGGCCTCAAGCGCGGCGTGGTGGTCGATATCGAGTCGACGGTGCAATCGATCCAGCGCGCGATCGAGGAGGCCGAGCTGATGGCCGGCTGCGAGATCCGCTCGGTCTACGCCTCGATCTCCGGCAACCACGTGCAGTGCCGCAACTCGCAGGGCATCGCCCCGATCCGCGACGGCGAGGTCACCTACGGCGATCTCGACCGCGTGCTGGAGGCGGCCAAGGCGGTGGCGATCCCGGCCGACCAGAAAATCCTGCACGCGATCCCGCGCGACTACGTGCTGGACGATTCGCAGGAAGGCATCCGCAATCCGGTCGGCATGACCGGCGTGCGCCTGGAGGTGCATGCGCACCTGGTGGTGTGCGCGCAGTCGGCGGCGGCCAACATCAGCAAGTGCGTGCAGCGCTGCGGCCTGCAGGTCGACGACCTGATCCTGAGCGTGCTGGCCTCCAGCACCGCGGTGCTGACCAGCGACGAGCGCGAGCTGGGCGTGGTGCTGGTCGACATCGGCGCCGGCACCACCGACATCGCGGTGTTCGTGCAGGGCGCGATCGCGCACAGCGCCAGCCTGGCGATCGCCGGCGACAAGGTCACCGAGGACATCGCGCACATGCTGCGCACGCCCACGCCCGAGGCCGAGCAGATCAAGGTGCGCTACGCCTGCGCGCTGGCGCAGATGGCCACCGCCGAAGAGTCGATCCAGGTGCCCAGCGTGGGCGATCGTCCGCCGCGGCGCATGCCGCGCCATTCGCTGGCGCAGGCGGTGCAGGCGCGCTACGAGGAGATCTTCGAAATGATCCAGGCCGAGCTGCGCCGTTCGGGTTTCGAACAGCACGTGCGCGCCGGCATGGTCCTGACCGGCGGCGCGGCGAAGATGGAAGGCGTGGTGGAGCTGGCCGAGGAAATGCTGCAGATGCCGGTGCGCGTGGGCATTCCGCAACACGTGACCGGGCTGGGCGAGGTGGTCGGCAACCCGGTCCACGCCACCGGCGTGGGCCTGCTGCTGATGGGCAGCCAGATCGAGCATCCGCGGCGCAGTTCGGTGATTCCGACCGGTCGCGCCGGCAGCTTCTTCAACAAGATCAAGAACTGGTACCGCGGCGAATTCTGA
- a CDS encoding D-alanine--D-alanine ligase — protein sequence MSSQFVPLRVTDPAVFGRVAVLMGGTSAEREVSLDSGRGVLEALRSRGVEAFAVDGIPALIEAIQAKRVDRVFNILHGNKGGGEDGVLQGVLEALGVPYTGSDVLGSALAMDKIRTKQVWMAEGLPTPRYKRIAKGEDVHAAAREIGLPVIIKPSSEGSSVGVSRVLADADIDEAVALAARYPGEMLMEQMVIGDELTVAVLINGDGYTALPSIRIVPKGPWYDYHAKYIADDTQYLCPGLEGEVEDEIRRIAMRAFVAAGCKGWGRVDVMRDRDSGQLYLIEVNTAPGMTSHSLVPKAARQVGIEYDELCWRVLEATVQGGATA from the coding sequence GTGAGTTCGCAGTTCGTTCCGCTCCGCGTCACCGATCCGGCCGTGTTCGGGCGCGTCGCCGTGCTCATGGGCGGCACCAGCGCCGAGCGCGAGGTGTCGCTGGATTCCGGGCGCGGCGTGCTAGAGGCGCTGCGTTCGCGCGGCGTCGAAGCGTTCGCGGTGGACGGCATTCCTGCGCTGATCGAGGCCATCCAGGCGAAGCGCGTCGACCGCGTGTTCAACATCCTGCACGGCAACAAGGGCGGCGGTGAGGACGGCGTGCTGCAAGGCGTGCTGGAAGCGCTGGGCGTGCCCTATACCGGCTCGGATGTGCTGGGTTCGGCGCTGGCCATGGACAAGATCCGCACCAAGCAGGTGTGGATGGCCGAAGGCCTGCCGACGCCGCGCTACAAGCGCATCGCCAAGGGCGAGGACGTGCACGCGGCAGCGCGCGAGATCGGTCTGCCGGTGATCATCAAGCCGTCCAGCGAAGGCTCCAGCGTGGGCGTGTCGCGGGTGCTGGCCGACGCCGACATCGACGAGGCCGTGGCGCTTGCCGCGCGCTATCCCGGTGAGATGCTGATGGAGCAGATGGTGATCGGCGACGAGCTCACCGTCGCGGTGCTGATCAACGGCGACGGCTACACCGCGCTGCCGTCGATCCGCATCGTGCCCAAGGGCCCGTGGTACGACTACCACGCCAAGTACATCGCCGACGACACCCAGTACCTGTGCCCGGGTCTGGAGGGCGAGGTCGAGGACGAGATCCGCCGCATCGCGATGCGCGCCTTCGTCGCCGCCGGCTGCAAGGGTTGGGGCCGCGTCGACGTGATGCGCGACCGCGACAGCGGCCAGCTGTACCTGATCGAGGTCAACACCGCGCCGGGCATGACCAGCCATTCGCTGGTGCCCAAGGCGGCGCGTCAGGTCGGCATCGAGTACGACGAGCTGTGCTGGCGCGTGCTCGAGGCGACCGTGCAAGGAGGTGCCACGGCGTGA
- the murC gene encoding UDP-N-acetylmuramate--L-alanine ligase gives MRRRLQHTGDLAQAFPRVHFVGIGGTGMSGIAEVMCTLGYQVSGSDMADNAVTRRLASLGIAVHRGHAAANVLGSDCVVVSSAIKRDNPELMEARAQRIPVVPRAEMLAELMRFRRGIAVAGTHGKTTTTSLAASVLGEGGIDPTFVIGGQLLAAGANARLGGGQWLVAEADESDGSFLRLNPQIAIVTNIDADHLENYGGDFAKVQAAFEEFLHRLPFYGLAVLCIDDPKVAALAAETPRHVMTYGFDGAADVRAEDVEQHGPNMRFTLCLPDATRTAVTLALPGRHNVLNALAAAAVGWQLGVQPEAIARALQNFAGIGRRFNLLAQLRTAKGANVQLVDDYGHHPKELEAVFAAARGGWPDKRLVVAFQPHRYSRTRDLFDEFAAVLSSVDALVLTEIYPAGEAPIAGADAKSLARAIRARGRIDPVVVGGAGELAAVLPDVLNDGDLLLMMGAGDIGHAAQQIAHNGFQGESK, from the coding sequence CTGCGCCGCCGGCTGCAGCACACGGGCGATCTCGCCCAGGCCTTTCCGCGCGTGCACTTCGTCGGCATCGGCGGCACCGGCATGAGCGGCATCGCCGAGGTCATGTGCACGCTGGGCTATCAGGTGTCCGGATCGGACATGGCCGACAACGCCGTCACGCGCCGCCTGGCGTCGCTGGGGATCGCCGTGCATCGCGGCCATGCCGCCGCCAACGTGCTGGGCAGCGACTGCGTGGTGGTGTCCAGCGCGATCAAGCGCGACAACCCGGAGCTGATGGAAGCGCGCGCGCAGCGCATTCCGGTGGTGCCGCGCGCGGAGATGCTGGCCGAGCTGATGCGTTTCCGTCGCGGTATCGCGGTGGCCGGCACCCACGGCAAGACCACCACCACCTCGCTGGCCGCCAGCGTGCTGGGCGAGGGCGGCATCGATCCGACCTTCGTGATCGGCGGCCAATTGCTCGCCGCCGGCGCCAACGCGCGCCTGGGCGGCGGCCAGTGGCTGGTGGCCGAGGCCGACGAGAGCGACGGCAGCTTCCTGCGCCTGAACCCGCAGATCGCCATCGTCACCAACATCGATGCCGATCACCTGGAGAACTACGGTGGCGACTTCGCCAAGGTCCAGGCCGCGTTCGAGGAATTCCTGCACCGTCTGCCGTTCTACGGCCTGGCGGTGCTGTGCATCGACGATCCCAAGGTCGCCGCGCTGGCCGCCGAGACGCCGCGCCACGTGATGACCTACGGCTTCGACGGCGCCGCCGACGTGCGCGCCGAGGACGTCGAGCAGCACGGCCCGAACATGCGCTTCACCCTGTGCCTGCCCGACGCGACGCGCACCGCGGTGACCTTGGCGCTGCCGGGCCGCCACAACGTGCTCAACGCGCTGGCCGCGGCCGCGGTGGGCTGGCAGCTGGGCGTGCAGCCCGAGGCGATCGCGCGCGCGTTGCAGAACTTCGCCGGCATCGGCCGCCGCTTCAACCTGCTGGCGCAGCTGCGCACCGCCAAGGGCGCCAACGTGCAGCTGGTCGACGACTACGGCCACCACCCCAAGGAATTGGAGGCGGTGTTCGCCGCCGCGCGCGGCGGCTGGCCGGACAAGCGCCTGGTGGTAGCGTTCCAGCCGCACCGCTACAGCCGCACCCGCGACCTGTTCGACGAGTTCGCCGCGGTGCTGTCCAGCGTCGATGCGCTGGTGCTGACCGAGATCTACCCGGCCGGCGAGGCGCCGATCGCCGGCGCCGACGCCAAGTCGCTGGCGCGCGCGATCCGCGCGCGCGGCCGCATCGATCCGGTCGTGGTCGGCGGCGCAGGCGAACTGGCCGCGGTGCTGCCCGACGTGCTCAACGACGGCGACCTGCTGCTGATGATGGGGGCCGGCGACATCGGCCACGCCGCGCAGCAGATCGCCCACAACGGTTTTCAGGGAGAGTCCAAGTGA
- the murG gene encoding undecaprenyldiphospho-muramoylpentapeptide beta-N-acetylglucosaminyltransferase has product MSAQSAAADSQARPVMILAGGTGGHIFPGLAVARALGERSTPVLWLGADGGMETRLVPQHGIAIDTIAVRGIRGKGAAALLAAPFKVLGAVRAAARVLRERQPRAVISFGGYAAGPGGIAARLAGIPLIVHEQNRAPGMTNRVLARFARQVLTGFPDTFADGRETVVGNPVRAEISAIVPPEQRYAGRSGALRLLVLGGSQGARALNAAVPKAIAGLRGRLTYEVRHQCGEKLRDDAVRAYADAGVSASVEPFIADMAAAYAWADLVVCRAGALTLAELCAAGVGSVLVPFPQAVDDHQTKNAQFLVDRGAAQLLPQSGDLAERLSATIEILGEREGLLQMARAARALAKPDAAERVADIVLEQSNMRKPA; this is encoded by the coding sequence ATGAGCGCGCAAAGCGCCGCCGCCGATAGCCAGGCGCGCCCGGTGATGATCCTCGCCGGCGGCACGGGCGGGCATATCTTCCCGGGCCTGGCGGTCGCGCGCGCCCTGGGCGAGCGCAGTACGCCGGTGCTGTGGCTGGGCGCCGACGGCGGCATGGAAACGCGCCTGGTGCCGCAGCACGGCATCGCCATCGACACCATCGCCGTGCGCGGCATCCGCGGCAAGGGCGCGGCGGCGTTGCTGGCGGCGCCGTTCAAGGTGCTGGGCGCGGTGCGCGCGGCCGCACGCGTGCTGCGCGAGCGCCAGCCGCGCGCGGTGATCAGCTTCGGCGGTTACGCCGCCGGCCCCGGCGGCATCGCCGCGCGCCTGGCCGGCATTCCGCTGATCGTGCACGAACAGAACCGCGCGCCGGGCATGACCAACCGCGTGCTCGCGCGTTTCGCGCGGCAGGTGCTGACCGGTTTCCCGGACACTTTCGCCGACGGCCGCGAAACCGTGGTCGGCAACCCGGTGCGTGCCGAGATCTCGGCGATCGTGCCGCCGGAGCAGCGCTACGCCGGCCGCAGCGGCGCGCTGCGCCTGCTGGTGCTGGGCGGCAGCCAGGGCGCGCGCGCGCTCAACGCCGCGGTGCCCAAGGCGATCGCCGGCCTGCGCGGCCGCCTGACTTACGAAGTGCGCCACCAGTGCGGCGAGAAGCTGCGCGACGACGCGGTGCGCGCCTACGCCGACGCTGGCGTGAGCGCCTCGGTCGAACCGTTCATCGCCGACATGGCCGCGGCCTACGCCTGGGCCGACCTGGTGGTCTGCCGCGCCGGCGCGCTGACCCTGGCCGAGTTGTGCGCGGCCGGCGTGGGCAGCGTGCTGGTGCCGTTTCCGCAGGCGGTGGACGACCATCAGACCAAGAACGCGCAGTTCCTGGTCGATCGCGGCGCGGCCCAGCTGCTGCCGCAAAGCGGCGATCTGGCCGAGCGCCTGTCGGCCACCATCGAAATTCTCGGCGAGCGCGAGGGCCTGTTGCAGATGGCCCGCGCCGCGCGCGCCCTGGCCAAACCCGACGCGGCCGAGCGGGTCGCCGACATCGTCCTGGAGCAATCGAACATGAGGAAGCCGGCATGA
- the ftsW gene encoding putative lipid II flippase FtsW — MNDSAARQATRLDAIHGRYDPWLMAVSCALGCVGLVMVGSASIGIADGLDVGPFYFLIKHAMFLSVGLVLAVWLMRTELKTIEQHNQLLLLACLALLLAVFVPGIGKSVNGARRWLNFGVMGFQAVEAVKLFYIVWLASYLKRFSEDISATWMAMLKPIGVAVLLVTLLLLQPDFGSSSLILAITAGMLVLGGVNMPRMFGPVLIGLPVLAIVAIAEPYRVSRLTSFLDPWSDPFKTGYQLTNALMAVGRGEWLGVGLGASVQKLSYLPEAHTDFIMAVIAEEFGFVGVCAVVGMYVLLTGRALWIGLKCVEMRRHFSGYVAFGIALWIGLQSFVSIGVNLGLLPTKGLTLPMISSGGSSVIMTCAALGVLLRVSYELDRAQRQVARLRNEAAQPSAGVPATANPLPSGVAADPVRGTSRLRQRIEPSLGRTA; from the coding sequence ATGAACGACTCCGCCGCACGCCAGGCGACACGACTGGACGCCATCCACGGGCGCTACGACCCGTGGCTGATGGCGGTGTCGTGCGCGCTGGGCTGCGTCGGACTGGTGATGGTCGGCTCGGCCTCGATCGGCATCGCCGACGGACTGGACGTCGGCCCGTTCTACTTCCTGATCAAGCACGCCATGTTCCTGTCGGTGGGGCTGGTGCTGGCGGTGTGGCTGATGCGCACCGAGCTCAAGACCATCGAGCAGCACAACCAGCTGCTGCTGCTGGCCTGCCTGGCGCTGCTGTTGGCGGTGTTCGTGCCCGGCATCGGCAAGAGCGTCAACGGCGCGCGCCGCTGGCTGAACTTCGGCGTGATGGGCTTCCAGGCGGTGGAGGCGGTCAAGCTGTTCTACATCGTCTGGCTGGCCAGCTATCTCAAGCGCTTCAGCGAGGACATCTCGGCGACCTGGATGGCGATGCTCAAGCCGATCGGCGTGGCGGTGTTGCTGGTGACGCTGCTGCTGCTGCAGCCCGACTTCGGTTCGTCCTCGCTGATCCTGGCGATCACCGCCGGCATGCTGGTGCTGGGCGGCGTCAACATGCCGCGCATGTTCGGTCCGGTGCTGATCGGCCTACCGGTGCTGGCGATCGTGGCGATCGCCGAACCGTACCGCGTGAGCCGCCTGACCTCGTTCCTGGATCCCTGGTCGGACCCGTTCAAGACCGGCTACCAGCTCACCAACGCGCTGATGGCGGTCGGCCGCGGCGAATGGCTGGGCGTGGGGCTGGGCGCGTCGGTGCAGAAGCTGTCCTACCTGCCCGAGGCGCACACCGACTTCATCATGGCGGTGATCGCCGAGGAATTCGGCTTCGTCGGCGTGTGCGCGGTGGTCGGCATGTACGTGCTGCTGACCGGGCGCGCGCTGTGGATCGGCCTGAAGTGCGTGGAGATGCGCCGCCATTTCTCCGGCTACGTCGCCTTCGGCATCGCGCTGTGGATCGGTCTGCAGAGTTTCGTCTCGATCGGCGTGAACCTGGGCCTGCTGCCGACCAAGGGCCTGACCCTGCCGATGATTTCCTCCGGCGGCTCCAGCGTGATCATGACCTGCGCCGCGCTGGGCGTGCTGCTGCGCGTGTCGTACGAACTCGATCGCGCGCAGCGCCAGGTCGCGCGCCTGCGCAACGAAGCCGCGCAGCCGTCGGCCGGCGTGCCCGCGACCGCCAATCCGCTGCCGTCCGGCGTCGCCGCCGATCCGGTGCGCGGCACCAGCCGCCTGCGCCAGCGCATCGAACCCAGCCTGGGGAGGACGGCATGA
- the mraY gene encoding phospho-N-acetylmuramoyl-pentapeptide-transferase, which translates to MLLELTRWLEQLQSLFGLFGYLTFRGILSALTALGLSLWWGPAVIRKLAQYKGGQPIRKDGPQSHFSKAGTPTMGGALILMTVLASVLLWGDLRNRYVWLVIAVMLCFGAIGWYDDWIKIVHRDPNGLKSRWKYLLQSIFGLAAGVFLYYTADAPAATTFYIPMLKSIALPMVGVTFVAIAYFWIVGFSNAVNLTDGLDGLAIMPTVLVACALGVFAYASGNAVFSNYLQIPQVPGAGELVIICAAIAGAGLGFLWFNTYPAMVFMGDIGALALGAVLGTIAVIVRQELVLVVMGGVFVIETLSVMIQVASFKLTGKRVFRMAPIHHHFELKGWPEPRVIVRFWIISVVLVLVGLATLKVR; encoded by the coding sequence ATGCTGCTTGAATTGACGCGCTGGCTGGAACAACTTCAGAGCCTGTTCGGTCTGTTCGGCTATCTCACGTTCCGCGGCATTCTCAGCGCGCTGACCGCGCTGGGCCTGTCGCTGTGGTGGGGCCCGGCGGTGATCCGCAAGCTCGCCCAGTACAAGGGCGGCCAGCCGATCCGCAAGGACGGTCCGCAGTCGCACTTCTCCAAGGCCGGCACGCCGACCATGGGCGGCGCGCTGATCCTGATGACGGTGCTGGCCTCGGTGCTGCTGTGGGGCGACCTGCGCAACCGTTACGTGTGGCTGGTGATCGCGGTGATGCTGTGCTTCGGCGCGATCGGCTGGTACGACGACTGGATCAAGATCGTGCACCGCGATCCCAACGGCCTGAAGTCGCGCTGGAAGTACCTGCTGCAGTCGATCTTCGGCCTGGCCGCGGGCGTGTTCCTGTACTACACCGCCGACGCGCCGGCCGCGACCACGTTCTACATCCCGATGCTGAAGTCGATCGCGCTGCCGATGGTGGGCGTGACCTTCGTCGCGATCGCGTATTTCTGGATCGTCGGCTTCTCCAACGCGGTCAACCTGACCGACGGCCTGGACGGCCTGGCGATCATGCCGACCGTGCTGGTGGCCTGCGCGCTGGGCGTGTTCGCCTACGCCTCGGGCAATGCGGTGTTCTCCAACTACCTGCAGATTCCGCAGGTGCCGGGCGCGGGCGAGCTGGTGATCATCTGCGCGGCCATCGCCGGCGCGGGCCTGGGCTTTTTGTGGTTCAACACCTATCCGGCGATGGTGTTCATGGGCGACATCGGCGCGCTGGCGCTGGGCGCGGTGCTGGGCACCATCGCGGTGATCGTGCGCCAGGAACTGGTGCTGGTGGTCATGGGCGGCGTGTTCGTGATCGAAACGCTGTCGGTGATGATCCAGGTCGCCTCGTTCAAGCTCACCGGCAAGCGCGTGTTCCGGATGGCGCCCATCCACCACCATTTCGAGCTCAAGGGCTGGCCGGAGCCGCGCGTGATCGTGCGTTTCTGGATCATCTCGGTGGTGCTGGTCCTGGTCGGCCTGGCGACCTTGAAGGTGCGCTGA
- the murF gene encoding UDP-N-acetylmuramoyl-tripeptide--D-alanyl-D-alanine ligase has translation MKPLRLSDIARMTGGRLHGDDAVVAAVVTDTRALADAREALFVALKGERFDGHDHVAAAAAAGVAGALVSRPIDAALPQVVVADTERALAAFATAVQRERGATITLAITGSSGKTSVKNLTIAILDRAGRAYATPGNRNNEIGMPLAVLAAPEDAQFAVYEMGTGAPGDIAYLTAIAPARVALVNNVAPAHLERMGSLLAIADTKAAVYDSLPPDGVAVINADDAFAPYFAQRAHGRRLIRFGLDASADVSARDIRLGEEGSSFVLTTPQGEAAIALAIPGRHNVRNALAAASLALGAGVALEVIAAGLNAARPVSGRLVTHRLRSGAVLIDDSYNANPGSVAAAIDTLADATAHGRAGEGWLVLGDMRELGPDGAAMHAEAGRRAKGAGLKRLFALGALSAEAARAFGDGATHYDSHDALATALAAELREGVRALVKGSRGSAMDKIVTALLASDASPEGEESTHAA, from the coding sequence ATGAAACCGCTACGCCTGTCCGACATCGCGCGCATGACCGGCGGCCGCCTGCACGGCGACGACGCCGTGGTCGCGGCGGTGGTCACCGATACCCGCGCCTTGGCCGACGCGCGCGAGGCGCTGTTCGTCGCGCTCAAGGGCGAGCGTTTCGACGGCCACGACCATGTCGCCGCGGCGGCCGCCGCGGGCGTGGCCGGCGCGCTGGTGTCGCGCCCGATCGACGCGGCGCTGCCGCAGGTGGTCGTGGCCGACACCGAGCGCGCGCTGGCCGCCTTCGCCACCGCGGTGCAGCGCGAACGCGGCGCCACCATCACCCTGGCCATCACCGGCAGCAGCGGCAAGACCAGCGTCAAGAACCTCACCATCGCGATCCTCGACCGCGCCGGCCGCGCCTACGCCACGCCGGGCAACCGCAACAACGAGATCGGCATGCCCCTAGCGGTGCTGGCCGCGCCCGAGGACGCGCAGTTCGCGGTCTACGAGATGGGCACCGGCGCGCCCGGCGACATCGCCTATCTGACCGCGATCGCGCCCGCGCGCGTGGCTCTGGTCAACAACGTCGCGCCGGCGCACCTGGAGCGCATGGGCAGCCTGCTGGCGATCGCCGACACCAAGGCCGCGGTCTACGACAGTCTGCCGCCGGACGGCGTGGCGGTGATCAATGCCGACGATGCGTTCGCGCCGTACTTCGCGCAGCGCGCGCACGGCCGCCGACTGATCCGCTTCGGCCTGGACGCCAGCGCCGACGTGAGCGCGCGCGACATCCGCCTGGGCGAGGAGGGCTCGAGCTTCGTGCTGACCACGCCGCAGGGCGAGGCCGCGATCGCGCTGGCCATTCCGGGCCGCCACAACGTGCGCAATGCGCTCGCCGCGGCCTCGCTGGCGCTGGGCGCGGGCGTGGCGCTGGAGGTCATCGCCGCCGGCCTCAACGCCGCGCGGCCGGTGTCCGGGCGCCTGGTCACGCATCGCCTGCGCAGCGGCGCGGTGCTGATCGACGACAGCTACAACGCCAATCCCGGTTCGGTCGCCGCGGCCATCGACACCCTGGCCGACGCCACCGCGCACGGTCGCGCGGGCGAAGGCTGGCTGGTGCTGGGCGACATGCGCGAACTCGGCCCGGACGGCGCGGCCATGCATGCCGAGGCCGGCCGCCGCGCCAAGGGCGCCGGGCTCAAGCGTTTGTTCGCGCTGGGCGCGCTCAGTGCCGAGGCGGCGCGCGCGTTCGGCGACGGCGCCACGCATTACGACAGCCACGACGCGCTGGCAACGGCGCTCGCGGCGGAGCTGCGCGAGGGTGTGCGCGCGCTGGTGAAGGGGTCGCGCGGCAGCGCGATGGACAAGATCGTGACTGCGCTGCTGGCCAGCGACGCGTCGCCGGAAGGGGAGGAATCGACGCATGCTGCTTGA